One region of Streptomyces subrutilus genomic DNA includes:
- a CDS encoding DUF742 domain-containing protein, with translation MNEPPTSWEDGSPERLYVITGGRSGPSTAVHLDLVTLVVAKGPARPEMQPEQAAILRMCQSPLSVAEIAAYAGLPVSVVTVLVGDLMAAQRVYVRPPIPAAQLPDLALIEAVINGLQKL, from the coding sequence GTGAACGAGCCGCCCACAAGCTGGGAAGACGGCAGCCCCGAACGGCTCTACGTCATCACCGGCGGACGCAGCGGACCCTCAACCGCCGTCCACCTGGACCTCGTGACCCTCGTCGTGGCCAAAGGGCCCGCCCGGCCCGAGATGCAGCCCGAGCAGGCGGCCATCCTGCGGATGTGCCAGTCACCGCTGTCGGTGGCCGAGATCGCAGCGTACGCCGGCCTGCCCGTGAGCGTCGTCACCGTGCTGGTCGGGGATCTGATGGCCGCCCAGCGCGTGTACGTCCGTCCGCCCATTCCCGCCGCGCAGCTACCCGACCTTGCTCTGATCGAGGCAGTGATCAATGGACTCCAGAAGCTCTGA
- a CDS encoding GTP-binding protein: MDSRSSDPPAGPRPADALPHTAAAAVKVVIVGGFGVGKTTMVGAVSEIKPLTTEETMTRAGVGVDDTWGVARKITTTVAMDFGRISINDELVLYLFGTPGQERFWFLWRGLFEGALGAVVLLDTRRLETSFDVIGRLEERGVPFVVAVNSFPDAPEHPLEELRQALDLPPAVPILACDARRRNSSRDVLLTLMRYLHSQAATQEAM, translated from the coding sequence ATGGACTCCAGAAGCTCTGACCCGCCCGCCGGGCCGCGCCCCGCCGACGCACTCCCGCACACGGCAGCGGCAGCCGTGAAAGTCGTCATCGTCGGCGGTTTCGGGGTGGGCAAGACGACAATGGTCGGTGCGGTCAGCGAGATCAAGCCACTGACGACCGAGGAGACGATGACCCGGGCAGGCGTCGGTGTCGACGACACCTGGGGCGTGGCCCGCAAGATCACCACCACCGTGGCCATGGACTTCGGGCGTATCAGCATCAACGACGAACTCGTGCTGTACCTGTTCGGAACACCGGGCCAGGAGCGCTTCTGGTTCCTGTGGCGCGGGCTCTTCGAGGGCGCGCTCGGCGCGGTCGTACTCCTCGACACCCGGCGGCTGGAGACCAGCTTCGATGTCATCGGACGGCTGGAGGAGCGGGGCGTCCCGTTCGTCGTGGCCGTCAACTCCTTCCCCGACGCGCCCGAGCATCCGCTGGAGGAACTGCGCCAGGCCCTCGACCTGCCCCCCGCCGTACCGATCCTCGCCTGCGATGCCAGACGACGGAACTCGTCCCGCGACGTCCTGCTGACCCTCATGCGCTACCTGCACTCCCAGGCAGCCACCCAGGAGGCAATGTGA
- a CDS encoding cytochrome P450: protein MSTSPVPPPECPAHGAGGLYRLHGTEAQNDPLALYEKLRAEYGPVAPVLVSGDLPAWLVLGHRENLDVARTSSRFARDPRGWRDMREGRVPADTPLGPMVSWVPVCNFTDGPVHERLRAAVVESLERFDKRGIRRYVTRFANQLVDRIAGEGYADLVSAFSDQLPMLVMTQLIGAPDEHGPLLVNAARDMLQGTETALQSDRYVTATLEQLVAERKAKPGRDLASWLIEHPANLSDTEVLMHLRVVLIAAYETTANLIANTLRTVLTDPRFRASLSGGHMTLPDALEQVLWDDPPINTIIGRWATGDTLLGGQQVKAGDMILLGLAAGNADPQIRPNPDESVHGNRSHLAFSSGPHECPGQDIGRAIADTGIEVLLDRLPDLHLAIDASELQWRGTLMSRHLLSLPVRFAPRSVPNREPGLEQASGHPPHALIPPQPTAAPAVGVSRPGRGWWRRLFGRR from the coding sequence GTGAGTACCAGCCCCGTCCCACCGCCCGAGTGCCCCGCCCACGGGGCGGGCGGCCTGTACCGGCTCCATGGAACGGAAGCCCAGAACGACCCCCTCGCGTTGTACGAGAAGCTGCGAGCCGAGTACGGGCCGGTGGCCCCTGTGCTGGTGAGCGGGGACCTTCCGGCATGGCTGGTCCTCGGCCACCGGGAGAACCTGGACGTGGCGCGAACGTCGTCGCGCTTCGCCCGCGACCCCCGTGGCTGGCGCGACATGAGAGAGGGCCGGGTCCCGGCCGACACCCCGCTCGGCCCCATGGTGTCCTGGGTGCCGGTGTGCAACTTCACCGACGGGCCCGTTCACGAGCGGCTGCGCGCAGCCGTGGTGGAGTCCCTGGAGCGCTTCGACAAGCGCGGCATCCGGCGCTACGTGACCCGCTTCGCCAACCAGCTGGTCGACCGGATCGCGGGCGAGGGGTATGCCGACCTCGTCTCAGCCTTCTCCGACCAGCTGCCCATGCTGGTCATGACGCAGCTCATCGGGGCACCGGACGAACACGGACCGCTGCTGGTCAACGCGGCACGCGACATGCTCCAGGGAACCGAGACGGCCCTGCAGAGCGACCGCTACGTCACTGCCACGCTGGAACAACTCGTCGCGGAACGCAAGGCCAAGCCCGGCCGCGACCTCGCCTCCTGGCTGATCGAGCACCCCGCGAACCTGAGCGACACCGAAGTGCTGATGCACCTGCGCGTCGTATTGATCGCGGCGTACGAGACCACCGCCAACCTGATCGCCAACACACTGCGGACCGTGCTGACGGACCCGCGCTTCCGGGCGAGCCTCTCCGGAGGGCACATGACGCTGCCCGACGCGCTGGAGCAAGTCCTGTGGGACGATCCGCCGATCAACACGATCATCGGGCGCTGGGCCACCGGTGACACCCTGCTCGGCGGCCAGCAGGTGAAAGCCGGCGACATGATCCTGCTGGGCCTGGCCGCCGGCAACGCCGACCCGCAGATCCGGCCGAACCCCGACGAATCCGTCCACGGCAACCGCTCCCACCTGGCCTTCAGCAGCGGACCGCACGAGTGCCCGGGCCAGGACATCGGACGCGCCATCGCGGACACCGGCATCGAAGTCCTGCTGGACCGGCTGCCCGACCTCCACCTCGCGATCGACGCGAGCGAGCTCCAATGGCGGGGCACCCTCATGTCACGCCACCTGCTGTCCCTGCCGGTACGGTTCGCTCCGCGTTCCGTACCGAACCGCGAGCCCGGGCTCGAACAGGCGTCAGGGCACCCCCCGCACGCGCTGATCCCGCCCCAGCCGACGGCAGCACCCGCGGTAGGTGTGAGCCGCCCCGGCCGCGGCTGGTGGCGCCGGCTGTTCGGCCGCCGCTGA
- a CDS encoding TipAS antibiotic-recognition domain-containing protein: MGNQYEEECRRSLAEEQAKSLAETNNWEHVDRPQVHQDWDVLYREIAACLDGSLPGDPQIQELVGRHFGIACRFYAPSRQAYVGMALFYAEDDAMREFHNSYHPRMVEFLGEAMRIFAERGVGFTS; this comes from the coding sequence ATGGGTAATCAGTACGAGGAAGAGTGTCGTCGGTCGTTGGCCGAAGAGCAGGCGAAGAGCCTTGCCGAGACCAACAACTGGGAGCACGTTGACAGGCCTCAGGTCCACCAGGACTGGGACGTGCTGTACCGGGAGATCGCGGCCTGCCTGGACGGCTCCCTGCCCGGGGATCCCCAGATCCAGGAGCTCGTCGGCCGGCATTTCGGCATAGCCTGCCGATTTTACGCCCCCAGCAGGCAAGCGTACGTCGGGATGGCACTCTTCTATGCGGAAGACGACGCCATGAGGGAGTTTCACAACTCCTACCATCCCAGGATGGTGGAATTCCTGGGTGAGGCGATGAGGATATTCGCCGAACGGGGAGTCGGCTTCACTTCGTAG
- a CDS encoding sensor histidine kinase: protein MEQRGIPPETSHAAGGTSRTLPAIAAVAAACLVAAFATSSEPRGTALIAVGAACTAAALVEALRRGRALAARSAEVAALQHALSRQETEAVRLSATVLPEAIERLRKGELAEEVLTSLGGRAGHGNRWGDDEALTPRFRSALQAVLAHVIDAVDNEESLRDSAQRAFVNVARRVQAIVHQQAHELREMEDRHGRNPDVFGDLLRLDHGTALIGRLADSISVLGGARPGRQWSRAVTLYSVMRGAMSRIIDYQRVELHSVSEVAVVGPIVEPLIHTLAELLDNATRYSPPHTRVHLTAVEVQSGIAVEIEDGGLSMSEEARARAEKMLAQAQSGIDLNDLGETPRLGLAVVGRLAQAYGFQVSLRSSAYGGVRAVVIVPQHLITTASAATGLAHGIGSSSGPRAVAATPREHPADHSSAGVSVPRPAPAPAAGPVPLGAEPDSVRTATGLPQRRRKDRVTTTDTRSAAEPHPTDDGGPGMWLEAFHSGLSGETGEDAQGAQGASGSATKGA, encoded by the coding sequence ATGGAGCAAAGAGGCATTCCACCCGAAACCTCCCACGCAGCAGGGGGGACGAGCCGGACGCTGCCCGCGATCGCGGCCGTGGCCGCCGCTTGTCTGGTCGCGGCGTTTGCCACCTCCTCGGAACCGAGGGGCACTGCCCTGATCGCCGTGGGCGCGGCGTGCACCGCGGCGGCGCTGGTCGAAGCACTACGGCGCGGCCGCGCGCTCGCCGCTCGCAGCGCCGAGGTCGCGGCTCTGCAGCACGCCCTGTCACGGCAGGAGACCGAGGCGGTCCGGCTGTCCGCGACGGTGCTGCCCGAGGCCATCGAGCGACTGCGCAAGGGTGAGCTGGCCGAGGAGGTGTTGACCTCCCTGGGAGGGCGCGCCGGTCACGGCAACCGCTGGGGCGACGACGAAGCCCTGACCCCGCGCTTCAGATCCGCCCTGCAGGCCGTGCTCGCCCACGTCATCGACGCGGTCGACAACGAGGAGAGTCTTCGCGACTCGGCGCAGCGCGCCTTCGTGAACGTCGCCCGCCGCGTGCAGGCGATCGTCCATCAGCAGGCCCACGAGCTGCGTGAGATGGAGGACCGGCACGGCCGCAACCCGGACGTTTTCGGCGACCTTCTGCGACTGGACCACGGCACCGCCCTGATCGGCAGGCTCGCCGACTCCATCTCGGTCCTCGGCGGGGCACGCCCCGGCCGCCAGTGGAGCAGGGCCGTCACCTTGTACAGCGTGATGCGCGGCGCGATGTCGAGGATCATCGACTACCAGCGGGTGGAACTCCACTCGGTCTCCGAGGTCGCCGTCGTCGGCCCGATCGTGGAGCCGCTGATCCACACCCTGGCAGAGCTGCTGGACAACGCCACCCGGTACTCGCCGCCGCACACCCGGGTCCACCTCACCGCCGTCGAGGTGCAGTCGGGCATCGCCGTGGAGATCGAGGACGGCGGCCTGAGCATGAGCGAGGAGGCCCGCGCACGCGCCGAGAAGATGCTCGCGCAGGCGCAGTCCGGCATCGACCTCAACGACCTCGGGGAGACGCCGAGGCTGGGCCTGGCGGTGGTCGGCCGACTGGCGCAGGCGTACGGATTCCAGGTGTCCCTGCGTTCCTCCGCGTACGGCGGCGTCCGCGCTGTGGTCATCGTGCCGCAGCACCTGATCACCACGGCGTCCGCGGCGACCGGTCTCGCCCACGGCATCGGCTCCTCCTCGGGGCCCAGGGCAGTGGCCGCCACACCGCGCGAGCACCCCGCGGACCACTCGTCGGCCGGTGTGTCCGTCCCCCGGCCGGCACCGGCTCCGGCGGCCGGACCCGTGCCCCTCGGCGCCGAGCCGGACTCCGTACGAACCGCCACCGGCCTCCCGCAGCGACGCCGGAAGGACCGTGTCACCACCACCGACACCCGGTCGGCCGCGGAGCCGCATCCGACGGACGACGGCGGCCCCGGGATGTGGCTGGAGGCGTTCCACAGCGGACTGTCCGGTGAGACCGGCGAGGACGCGCAGGGCGCCCAAGGCGCGTCGGGCTCAGCGACCAAAGGGGCGTAA
- a CDS encoding roadblock/LC7 domain-containing protein — MTQRSSMDWMLKDLAAGVPQTRHVIVLSADGLCVAQYGAETDTADRLAAACAGLQSLAGAVAAELPRSEGRMRLVVIEMDGGFFYLMAAGDGSYLAVLADEGVDAGLMGAQMRNLVTRMGDHLSSPPRHDGQPA; from the coding sequence ATGACTCAGCGAAGCAGCATGGACTGGATGCTCAAGGACCTCGCCGCCGGAGTGCCGCAGACGCGGCACGTGATCGTACTGTCCGCGGACGGCCTCTGCGTGGCGCAGTACGGAGCAGAGACCGACACGGCCGACCGCCTGGCGGCCGCCTGCGCGGGCCTGCAGAGCCTCGCCGGAGCGGTGGCCGCGGAACTGCCCCGCTCGGAGGGCCGGATGCGCCTGGTCGTGATCGAGATGGACGGCGGATTCTTCTACCTGATGGCCGCCGGAGACGGGTCATACCTCGCGGTCCTTGCCGACGAGGGCGTCGACGCGGGCCTGATGGGCGCGCAGATGCGCAATCTGGTGACCCGAATGGGGGACCACCTGAGCAGCCCGCCCCGGCATGACGGGCAGCCCGCGTGA
- a CDS encoding terpene synthase family protein: MTESPRPSRLGTRLPPFYCPLERDLLHPEAKQVEARAVEWLDAFGVYPDPVERAWGLATHSADFSCRIIPDGDVEALLLFAEWNYWANAVDDWQDSGSDEVGTGAVVEHGARLLRTIEDPGVSVLPDGPMTRALVDLVGRTHAMLTPYELRRFVEGTRDWLLGAAWRAAQAEAGTMPGLNDFVAMGPLANGTRFSLTWSDVARGDRLPADVLCSPAVTALTDAAGFVVSADNDLFSYDKDDHLVPQEVNLVNVLAHQENISPAEAVPLAVALRDRVMVLFIRLRAQLEAGADGELRRHLAALEHYVAGSITWQSRAPRYASPRNRYELPLWQAEFELRFADAPAIAGIEPPDLPALASWWQRVPG, encoded by the coding sequence ATGACCGAGTCGCCGCGCCCCTCCCGCCTGGGTACGCGCCTGCCGCCCTTCTACTGCCCCCTGGAGCGCGACCTCCTCCATCCCGAGGCCAAGCAGGTCGAAGCCCGGGCCGTGGAGTGGCTGGACGCCTTCGGCGTGTATCCCGATCCCGTCGAACGCGCATGGGGTCTCGCCACCCACAGCGCCGACTTCTCCTGCCGCATCATCCCCGACGGGGACGTGGAGGCCCTTCTGCTGTTCGCCGAGTGGAACTACTGGGCCAACGCCGTCGACGACTGGCAGGACTCGGGTTCCGACGAGGTGGGGACGGGTGCCGTCGTCGAACACGGTGCACGTCTGCTGCGGACCATCGAGGACCCGGGGGTGTCGGTGCTGCCCGACGGCCCCATGACCCGCGCGCTGGTGGACTTGGTGGGCCGCACGCATGCCATGCTCACGCCCTATGAGCTGCGCAGGTTCGTCGAGGGGACGCGCGACTGGCTGCTCGGGGCGGCCTGGCGGGCCGCTCAGGCCGAGGCCGGGACCATGCCGGGGCTGAACGACTTCGTCGCCATGGGGCCGTTGGCGAACGGTACCCGTTTCTCGCTGACCTGGTCCGACGTCGCACGCGGGGACCGGTTGCCGGCGGACGTCCTCTGCTCCCCCGCCGTGACGGCGCTGACGGACGCGGCGGGATTCGTCGTCAGCGCGGACAACGACCTCTTCTCCTACGACAAGGACGACCACCTGGTGCCGCAGGAGGTGAATCTCGTCAATGTCCTCGCCCATCAGGAGAACATCTCTCCCGCCGAGGCGGTGCCGCTCGCGGTGGCCCTGCGCGACCGGGTGATGGTCCTGTTCATCAGGCTGCGGGCCCAGCTGGAGGCCGGCGCGGATGGAGAACTGCGCCGCCATCTGGCGGCCTTGGAGCACTACGTGGCCGGCTCCATCACGTGGCAGAGCCGGGCGCCCCGGTACGCGAGTCCGCGCAATCGATATGAACTGCCACTGTGGCAGGCCGAGTTCGAGCTCCGGTTCGCCGACGCCCCCGCCATCGCCGGAATCGAGCCGCCGGACCTGCCGGCTCTCGCATCCTGGTGGCAGCGGGTGCCCGGCTGA
- a CDS encoding ISAs1 family transposase — protein sequence MQLKSLPWRDIPLLGRTTETGHGRCEIRRIKVATVSNLLFPGARQAIQIKRRRTDRKTGKATIKTVYAVTSLTAHQAAPAQLAKLVRGHWGIESLHHVRDTTFAEDASQLRTGNAPRAMTAWRNLAIGALRLSGVTNIATALRRNARDPRRPLALLGLA from the coding sequence ATGCAGCTCAAGTCGCTTCCCTGGCGGGACATCCCGCTCCTGGGTCGGACGACGGAGACCGGCCACGGGCGCTGCGAGATCCGCCGGATCAAGGTCGCCACCGTGAGCAACCTGCTGTTCCCCGGCGCCCGCCAGGCCATCCAGATCAAGCGCCGCCGCACCGACCGCAAGACCGGAAAGGCCACCATCAAGACCGTCTACGCGGTCACGAGTCTCACCGCCCACCAGGCCGCCCCGGCCCAGCTTGCGAAGCTGGTCCGCGGCCACTGGGGCATTGAGTCCCTGCACCACGTCCGCGACACCACCTTCGCCGAGGACGCCTCCCAACTGCGGACCGGCAACGCGCCACGCGCGATGACCGCCTGGCGGAACCTCGCCATCGGCGCCCTGAGGCTGAGCGGCGTCACCAACATCGCCACCGCCCTCCGCCGCAACGCCCGTGATCCACGACGCCCACTGGCCCTCCTCGGCCTCGCGTGA